A stretch of the Psychroserpens sp. Hel_I_66 genome encodes the following:
- a CDS encoding OmpA family protein, with protein sequence MKKILTLFTIAALSTFSLVAQDASTKKADKHFKRFEFVEAAEDYADLVEDGEGSPYVYSQLAESYYNVFNTQEAERWYAKALETSDSPEMVFKYSQMLKANGKYEESNAQMAKFAKMRPSDDRAIAYNENPDYLPKILEKGKKFNIQNLGFNTEYSDFGGTLQGGKLYITSARNTSRKTYGWNEEPFLDIYQLDKNDDGTYQAASLVENKVNTKYHEGLVSFSPDGNTMYFSRESFFEKEFEKDSISKYKYSLLHLFKATKDGDQWGNVEGFSINSENHSIKNPSVSLDGKTLYFASDMAGGYGLFDIYKASINTDGSLGEPVNLGQKVNTQGQEMFPYISSNNTLYFSSNGHLGLGNLDVFYTKEVDGKMAPVRNVGIPVNSNADDFAFYLDEESEEGYVSSNREGGMGSDDIYAIKKLQPLCDVLISGTVMDSKTGNPINAASVTMYDDQGNMVLSKVTNSDGTVEFIVECGKSSELEVKMDGYESQKVTVDATEDDEVEVSISLNPIEDIVGPEMIELDPIYFDFDKSNITAQAAFELDKLVQIMNKYPELVIKATSHTDSRGSDSYNMSLSDRRAKTTVQYVISKGIDKSRISGEGKGESELKVECGSTCTDEEHQLNRRSEFIIVSGGPQPQ encoded by the coding sequence ATGAAAAAAATATTAACACTTTTTACAATTGCAGCGTTAAGTACTTTTAGCTTAGTTGCTCAAGATGCCAGTACAAAAAAAGCAGACAAACATTTCAAAAGATTTGAATTTGTTGAGGCTGCAGAAGATTATGCAGACCTAGTTGAAGATGGTGAGGGTTCACCTTATGTTTACAGCCAACTTGCAGAATCCTATTATAATGTATTCAACACTCAAGAAGCTGAGCGTTGGTATGCCAAAGCTCTAGAAACTTCAGATAGCCCAGAGATGGTTTTCAAGTATTCACAAATGCTTAAAGCTAATGGAAAATATGAAGAATCAAATGCTCAAATGGCAAAGTTTGCTAAGATGAGACCTAGTGACGATAGAGCAATCGCCTACAATGAAAACCCAGATTATTTACCTAAAATTTTAGAAAAAGGAAAAAAATTCAATATTCAAAATTTAGGATTTAATACTGAGTATTCAGATTTTGGAGGAACACTCCAGGGAGGGAAATTATACATTACTTCCGCAAGAAACACATCCCGTAAAACATATGGATGGAACGAGGAACCTTTTTTAGACATCTATCAATTAGACAAAAATGACGATGGTACCTATCAAGCAGCAAGCTTAGTAGAAAATAAAGTAAACACGAAATATCATGAAGGTTTAGTATCATTTTCTCCAGATGGAAATACAATGTATTTTTCTAGAGAAAGTTTTTTCGAGAAGGAATTTGAGAAAGATTCAATCTCTAAATACAAATACAGTTTATTGCATTTGTTTAAAGCTACAAAAGATGGAGATCAATGGGGTAACGTAGAAGGTTTTTCAATCAATAGTGAAAATCATTCAATTAAAAACCCATCAGTTAGTCTAGACGGTAAAACATTATACTTTGCGTCAGATATGGCTGGAGGTTATGGTCTTTTTGATATTTACAAAGCTAGCATTAATACAGATGGTTCTTTAGGAGAGCCAGTTAATCTTGGTCAAAAAGTTAATACTCAAGGACAAGAGATGTTCCCATACATAAGCAGTAACAATACGCTTTATTTTTCCTCAAATGGTCACTTAGGTTTAGGTAATCTTGATGTTTTCTATACAAAAGAAGTTGATGGTAAAATGGCTCCAGTTAGAAATGTTGGAATTCCAGTAAACAGTAATGCAGATGATTTCGCTTTTTATTTAGATGAGGAATCAGAAGAAGGATATGTGTCTTCTAACAGAGAAGGTGGTATGGGAAGTGACGATATCTATGCAATCAAAAAACTTCAACCATTATGTGATGTTTTAATTTCAGGAACAGTTATGGATTCTAAAACAGGTAATCCAATAAATGCTGCATCGGTAACAATGTATGATGACCAAGGAAATATGGTGCTTTCTAAAGTGACCAACTCTGATGGTACTGTTGAATTTATTGTTGAATGCGGAAAATCTTCGGAATTGGAAGTAAAAATGGACGGTTATGAAAGTCAAAAAGTAACAGTTGATGCAACTGAAGACGACGAAGTAGAGGTAAGTATTTCTTTAAACCCAATTGAGGATATTGTTGGACCTGAAATGATTGAATTAGATCCTATCTATTTTGATTTTGATAAATCAAACATAACAGCACAAGCAGCTTTTGAATTAGATAAATTAGTTCAAATCATGAACAAATATCCAGAATTGGTTATAAAGGCGACTTCTCATACAGATAGTAGAGGAAGTGATTCTTATAATATGAGTTTATCAGACAGAAGAGCTAAAACAACAGTTCAATATGTAATTTCAAAAGGAATTGATAAATCAAGAATATCTGGAGAAGGTAAGGGCGAAAGTGAATTGAAAGTTGAATGTGGCTCTACTTGTACAGATGAAGAGCACCAACTAAATAGAAGATCTGAATTTATTATCGTAAGTGGAGGACCACAACCGCAATAA
- a CDS encoding type IX secretion system membrane protein PorP/SprF — MKKFYIIIVLLIATQVYGQQDPQYTQYMYNMNVINPAYAGSKENLSFGLLYRSQWAGIDGAPKTATFFGHSPVGEKVGLGLSVISDEVGPVKETNAYVDFSYTLQLGGEHRLAFGIKAGATFHDIGLTDLDLIDENDPFFAQNISTTTPNIGAGFFYYTDKYYIAGSVPNILNSVHLDANGNKIGSEEAHYFFTGGYVFDLSPNTELKPSFLVKSAFGAPTSFDVNLNARFWKKFEIGASYRLDDSFSGLINFAITDNLRIGYAYDNVTSDIKKYAPASHEFLLLFDLNFPKKVSRSPRYF; from the coding sequence ATGAAAAAATTTTATATCATTATTGTATTGCTCATAGCAACACAGGTGTATGGACAGCAGGATCCGCAGTATACACAGTACATGTATAATATGAATGTTATAAATCCAGCGTATGCAGGTTCTAAAGAGAACCTCTCCTTTGGGTTATTGTATCGTTCACAATGGGCAGGTATTGACGGTGCTCCAAAAACAGCAACCTTTTTTGGACACTCTCCAGTGGGTGAAAAGGTAGGATTGGGATTGTCTGTCATTTCCGACGAAGTAGGACCGGTAAAAGAAACCAATGCTTACGTAGATTTCTCATATACACTTCAATTGGGTGGAGAACATAGACTAGCATTTGGTATTAAAGCAGGTGCTACGTTTCATGATATAGGATTAACGGACCTTGATTTGATTGATGAGAATGATCCATTCTTTGCTCAAAACATCAGTACAACCACACCAAATATTGGAGCAGGTTTCTTTTATTATACAGACAAGTATTATATAGCAGGTTCTGTACCAAATATTTTAAACTCTGTTCATTTAGATGCCAATGGTAATAAGATTGGATCTGAAGAAGCACATTATTTCTTTACAGGTGGTTACGTATTCGATTTATCCCCTAATACAGAATTAAAACCTTCGTTTTTAGTTAAATCGGCATTTGGAGCACCAACGTCTTTTGATGTGAACCTTAATGCTAGGTTCTGGAAGAAATTTGAAATAGGAGCATCATACAGATTAGATGATTCTTTTTCAGGGTTGATAAATTTTGCAATTACCGATAACCTAAGAATTGGTTACGCCTATGACAATGTTACTTCAGATATTAAAAAGTATGCTCCAGCATCACACGAATTTTTATTATTATTTGACTTGAATTTCCCTAAAAAAGTTTCACGTTCACCAAGATATTTCTAA
- a CDS encoding gliding motility-associated C-terminal domain-containing protein — MKKFLLSFSFLFLILIHCAEAQITTYPYAEDFESGDGGWTVDAANPGSWALGTPAAAIINSADSGVNAWVTNLTGPYSASENGIVTSPVFDFSSLTAPSIELSVWWNSEFSWDGMVLQSSIDGGASWQNVGADEDPNNWYNDDTIAGNPGGQQEGWTGRGTTGSGGWVIARHALNGLGGESNVILRIAFGSDTSIQDEGVAFDTVSIFNVTCPEPSGLTLGTITENSAEINWVAGGAEDTWEIAVQTAGTGVPTGAGDVTNVNDPYNATPLTPSTAYEVYIRSNCGADGFSNWVGPLNFSTLNVPPPPPVGVTCATGSSSFIFTENFDQDPPAGWTGTGFDGTDGNWDITAAGANSFGTGPANAFDGGSGSHLEYEASGSATAIASAISPGIDLTSAIDGAELSFFFHAFGEDMGTLNVGISNDATGPFTNVFSWVGDLQLSDDEAWVPVGVNLDAYLGQVIYLEFSYGGAGTGFEGDIAVDFIRVESCGDFCIPPSSLVVANITGTTADISWTPNNGETSWEYVVVPAGSGEPTGPGTTTSTPSASISGLDFETEYEVWVRADCGTSFSIWSGPTNFTTTIQTNFDVDCAAGPTNSFICYGNNDSEIFTYTSSDGSPLNLTINTGEIEGAPFDFLLVTDGNGTVLYNDEGDDGLLDGLTFQSITDTITIQITSDTSVSCEAGSFCCSDGIDYTVSCATCINPTATYQVVDDCDAGDQFLINVNVTSLGDATSLTISNNINGDTTPVTAIGTYQIGPFPFLVDVVVTVSNDQDVNCVINSSPIQLLACPPENDNPCDATVAVVNGDQSCDLVTPGSLIEATDSGVPSGSCTGNPNDDVWFQFTALNEVQLISVINISGGGFNTDHALYEGDCDNLVEIECTDGVASVTPALVVGNTYYVRVFSGGINPETTTFDLCIKEAPTNIICENAENFCAEPGGALTTSNIIGIPDPTDIACLSSAPNPTWSIIQIGDPGLIEIEISQVDEDGNGLDVDFVLWGPFDDLEGACDGLDLGCPDPAACPNNTTSPDFYPFGNIVDCSYSFVSVENLTIDDAQTGEIYLLLVTNFSDDPGTISISQTNDGGETDGDITAEIEVDLGEDQNFCGFPDFELNADSPFADTYEWYEDGFIIEGETGPTITVSTSSTYTVIAYDEQCDSQAQDSVTVNFGMEPTANLVDDIITCDDISADEVEDFDLEIQTPGVLGAQLATDFNVTYHLTLADAQADTGALTSPYTNISNPQTIFVRIEDADAEFCFATTSFDLIISGPTPTATSVPIEECDDDTDGITLFDLAAHDDNILNGQSSTDFTVSYYETEADAEAGTGAIDTSVLYSSTSQTIYARVESNVAFDCYATTPFELIVKPLPSTSFTTDFEYEVCPDATVEILITATANNYNESDVTINWYQDGGLIAGENSLTLPVLEAGLYEIEVTFNDGTQCSSITAQNVIELENCVIPQGISPNGDGMNDTFDLSSYDVSKLEIFNRNGTLVYSKANYTNEWYGQTNDGDELPVGTYFYTMEYEDGKQRSAWVYIQRLK; from the coding sequence ATGAAAAAATTTTTACTCTCGTTTTCATTCCTTTTCTTAATTCTTATTCACTGTGCAGAAGCACAAATTACAACTTATCCTTATGCCGAAGATTTTGAATCTGGTGATGGAGGTTGGACTGTCGATGCAGCAAATCCAGGAAGTTGGGCATTAGGAACACCAGCAGCAGCTATAATAAATTCAGCAGACTCAGGCGTGAACGCTTGGGTAACAAACCTAACAGGACCATATAGTGCCAGTGAAAATGGTATAGTTACAAGTCCTGTGTTTGATTTTTCTTCACTAACTGCACCATCCATAGAATTAAGTGTTTGGTGGAATTCAGAGTTCAGCTGGGACGGTATGGTCTTACAATCTTCAATAGACGGAGGCGCTTCTTGGCAAAACGTTGGAGCAGATGAAGATCCAAATAACTGGTATAATGACGATACTATTGCAGGAAACCCTGGAGGTCAACAAGAAGGATGGACAGGAAGAGGTACGACAGGATCTGGCGGATGGGTAATTGCTAGACACGCTTTAAATGGTTTAGGCGGAGAATCAAATGTGATTTTAAGAATTGCGTTTGGGTCTGATACATCCATACAAGATGAAGGTGTTGCTTTTGATACAGTTTCAATCTTTAATGTAACTTGTCCAGAGCCATCAGGTTTAACTTTAGGAACCATAACTGAAAATTCAGCAGAAATTAATTGGGTAGCAGGAGGAGCAGAAGACACTTGGGAAATTGCGGTTCAAACTGCAGGTACAGGAGTGCCAACAGGAGCAGGTGATGTCACAAATGTTAATGACCCATACAATGCAACGCCATTAACTCCTAGTACAGCTTACGAAGTTTACATAAGATCTAATTGTGGAGCAGATGGCTTTAGTAATTGGGTAGGTCCACTAAACTTTTCAACATTAAATGTACCACCACCACCTCCAGTAGGTGTAACTTGTGCTACAGGATCTTCATCTTTTATTTTTACTGAAAATTTTGACCAAGATCCTCCAGCAGGTTGGACAGGAACTGGATTTGACGGTACTGATGGAAATTGGGATATAACTGCAGCTGGCGCTAATTCCTTTGGTACGGGTCCAGCTAACGCATTTGATGGTGGTTCAGGATCTCATCTAGAATATGAGGCATCTGGCAGCGCAACTGCAATAGCATCTGCAATAAGTCCTGGCATCGATTTAACATCAGCTATAGATGGAGCAGAATTATCATTCTTTTTCCATGCCTTTGGTGAGGATATGGGAACTTTAAATGTAGGAATTTCTAACGATGCTACGGGTCCATTTACAAATGTGTTTTCTTGGGTAGGTGACCTGCAATTATCAGATGATGAAGCATGGGTTCCGGTTGGAGTTAATTTAGATGCTTATTTAGGTCAGGTTATATATTTAGAATTTAGTTATGGTGGAGCTGGAACTGGTTTTGAAGGAGATATAGCTGTTGATTTTATAAGAGTAGAATCTTGTGGTGATTTTTGTATTCCACCAAGTTCATTAGTTGTAGCTAATATTACAGGCACAACTGCAGATATAAGTTGGACACCAAATAATGGTGAAACTTCTTGGGAATACGTTGTCGTGCCAGCGGGATCAGGAGAACCAACAGGTCCTGGAACTACGACATCAACACCGTCTGCATCAATATCTGGACTAGATTTTGAAACCGAATATGAAGTTTGGGTAAGAGCAGATTGCGGTACATCATTTAGTATTTGGTCTGGACCAACAAATTTCACAACTACGATACAAACAAATTTTGACGTTGATTGTGCAGCAGGTCCAACCAATAGTTTTATTTGCTACGGAAATAATGACTCTGAGATATTTACATATACAAGTTCTGATGGTTCTCCTCTAAACCTTACTATTAACACAGGTGAAATTGAAGGAGCTCCTTTTGATTTCTTATTAGTCACTGATGGAAACGGAACAGTATTATATAATGATGAAGGTGATGATGGTCTTTTAGATGGCCTAACATTTCAATCTATTACAGATACAATAACAATTCAAATAACATCAGATACCTCTGTGAGTTGTGAGGCTGGTAGCTTTTGTTGCTCAGATGGTATAGATTATACAGTTTCTTGTGCAACATGTATAAATCCAACTGCAACATATCAAGTAGTTGATGATTGTGATGCAGGAGACCAATTTTTAATAAACGTTAATGTCACGAGTTTAGGTGATGCTACTTCGTTAACAATTTCAAACAATATAAACGGTGATACTACACCTGTAACCGCAATTGGAACTTATCAAATAGGTCCTTTTCCATTTTTGGTTGATGTTGTGGTTACAGTAAGTAACGATCAAGATGTGAATTGTGTAATCAATAGTAGTCCAATTCAATTATTAGCTTGTCCGCCAGAAAACGATAACCCGTGTGACGCAACAGTCGCAGTGGTTAATGGCGATCAATCGTGTGATTTAGTAACACCAGGAAGTTTAATAGAAGCAACCGATTCTGGTGTGCCAAGTGGAAGCTGTACCGGAAATCCAAACGATGATGTTTGGTTTCAATTTACAGCATTAAATGAGGTGCAGTTAATTTCAGTAATAAACATCTCTGGTGGAGGCTTTAATACAGACCACGCATTATATGAAGGTGATTGTGACAACTTAGTTGAGATAGAATGTACAGATGGTGTAGCAAGTGTAACTCCTGCGTTAGTAGTGGGTAACACATATTATGTTAGAGTATTTTCAGGAGGTATTAATCCAGAAACAACCACATTTGATCTTTGTATCAAAGAAGCGCCAACAAATATTATTTGTGAAAATGCAGAAAATTTCTGTGCTGAACCAGGTGGAGCTTTAACAACTTCCAATATTATAGGTATTCCAGATCCAACAGATATTGCTTGTTTAAGTTCGGCACCAAACCCTACTTGGAGCATTATCCAAATTGGAGATCCTGGTTTAATTGAAATCGAAATTTCTCAAGTAGATGAAGATGGAAACGGATTAGATGTTGATTTCGTGCTTTGGGGTCCTTTTGATGATTTAGAAGGCGCTTGTGATGGATTAGACCTAGGTTGTCCAGATCCTGCTGCTTGCCCAAATAATACAACAAGTCCAGATTTTTATCCCTTCGGAAATATAGTAGACTGTAGTTACTCATTTGTTTCCGTAGAAAATTTAACTATTGATGACGCTCAAACAGGAGAAATTTACCTTTTATTAGTAACAAACTTCTCTGATGATCCAGGAACAATATCTATAAGCCAAACAAATGATGGAGGTGAAACTGACGGAGATATAACTGCAGAAATTGAAGTAGATTTAGGAGAAGATCAAAACTTTTGTGGCTTCCCAGATTTTGAATTAAATGCAGATTCACCGTTTGCAGATACCTATGAGTGGTACGAAGATGGATTTATCATTGAAGGGGAAACAGGTCCAACAATTACAGTATCTACCTCAAGTACGTATACTGTAATAGCATACGACGAACAATGTGATTCTCAAGCTCAAGACTCTGTTACAGTTAATTTTGGAATGGAACCTACAGCAAACCTTGTAGACGATATTATTACATGTGATGATATCTCTGCAGATGAAGTTGAGGATTTTGATTTAGAAATACAGACACCAGGTGTGCTAGGAGCTCAATTGGCAACAGATTTTAATGTGACTTATCATTTGACCTTAGCAGATGCTCAGGCAGATACAGGAGCGTTAACATCTCCATATACCAACATTTCAAACCCGCAAACTATTTTTGTTAGAATAGAAGATGCAGATGCAGAGTTCTGTTTCGCGACAACTAGTTTTGATTTGATTATTTCTGGACCAACTCCTACTGCGACTAGTGTTCCAATTGAAGAGTGTGATGACGACACAGACGGTATTACATTATTTGATTTAGCTGCACATGATGATAATATCTTAAATGGTCAAAGTAGTACAGATTTTACAGTAAGTTACTATGAAACCGAAGCAGATGCTGAAGCTGGTACAGGAGCAATTGACACTTCAGTATTATATAGCAGCACTTCACAAACCATATATGCACGAGTTGAAAGCAATGTAGCATTTGATTGTTACGCTACAACACCATTTGAATTAATTGTAAAACCTTTGCCTAGTACATCCTTTACTACAGATTTTGAATACGAGGTGTGCCCTGATGCAACGGTTGAAATATTGATAACAGCTACAGCTAATAACTATAACGAATCTGATGTAACCATTAATTGGTATCAAGATGGAGGTCTTATAGCTGGTGAGAATAGCTTAACACTGCCAGTGTTAGAGGCTGGCTTGTATGAAATCGAAGTCACATTTAATGATGGTACACAATGTTCTAGTATTACAGCTCAAAATGTTATAGAATTAGAGAATTGTGTTATACCTCAAGGGATCTCGCCAAATGGAGACGGTATGAATGATACTTTTGATTTGAGTAGCTACGATGTTAGTAAACTTGAGATATTTAATCGTAATGGCACATTAGTATATTCTAAAGCCAATTATACAAATGAGTGGTATGGTCAAACAAATGACGGTGACGAACTACCGGTAGGAACATACTTCTATACTATGGAATATGAAGACGGAAAACAAAGAAGTGCTTGGGTATATATCCAAAGACTGAAATAG
- a CDS encoding endonuclease/exonuclease/phosphatase family protein: MNSSEIKTTSHTIAFYNLENLFDINNDAKTYDTDFLPGSSKRWTKKRYDRKLFKLGEVISKIGYDNTQKPPVIVGLAEIENKNVIQDLIQSKDLESFNYGFVHYNSQDERGIDVAMIYDKTRFTVEQSKTYAVFLKDHIGKQDYTRDILLVSGKLHTEKIHVIINHWPSRREGELESLHKRLKASQKVVEIVNEIRTENQNAKIIVMGDFNDNPGNESVKYLSNNAELFNPMETMLSYSRGSVNHNFKWNLFDQILFSNNFFETGYNKLKFDEANIFDEKFLTQYKGKFKGQPFRTYVGNKYKGGYSDHFPVYIQLIWNEI, translated from the coding sequence GTGAATTCTTCAGAAATAAAAACAACATCCCACACAATAGCTTTCTACAACCTCGAAAATCTTTTCGATATAAATAATGATGCCAAAACATATGATACCGATTTTTTGCCTGGCTCTTCAAAGCGGTGGACCAAAAAAAGATATGATCGAAAACTCTTTAAATTAGGTGAGGTTATTTCAAAAATAGGATATGACAACACCCAAAAACCACCCGTAATAGTTGGTTTAGCAGAAATTGAGAATAAAAACGTTATTCAAGATTTAATCCAAAGTAAAGATTTAGAGTCATTTAACTATGGTTTTGTTCATTATAATTCTCAAGATGAGAGAGGGATTGACGTTGCGATGATTTACGACAAGACAAGATTTACAGTTGAACAATCTAAAACATATGCTGTTTTTCTAAAGGATCATATAGGTAAACAGGATTATACAAGAGATATTCTCTTGGTTTCTGGTAAACTTCATACTGAAAAAATACATGTCATAATAAATCATTGGCCTTCAAGAAGAGAAGGAGAATTAGAATCTTTGCATAAGCGATTAAAAGCATCTCAAAAAGTAGTAGAGATTGTGAATGAAATTAGAACAGAAAATCAAAACGCTAAAATTATTGTGATGGGAGATTTTAATGATAACCCAGGAAATGAGAGTGTGAAATATCTTTCAAATAATGCTGAGCTTTTTAACCCTATGGAAACTATGCTGTCTTACAGCAGAGGCAGCGTAAACCATAATTTCAAATGGAATCTTTTTGATCAAATTTTGTTTTCAAATAACTTTTTTGAAACAGGATATAACAAACTTAAGTTTGACGAGGCAAACATCTTTGATGAAAAATTCTTGACACAATATAAAGGTAAGTTCAAGGGACAACCATTTAGAACTTATGTTGGTAATAAATATAAGGGAGGATATAGTGATCATTTCCCAGTTTATATACAATTAATATGGAACGAAATCTAA
- the hflX gene encoding GTPase HflX produces MIEKKDIELEKTVLIGVITKDQDEEKSKEYLDELEFLTYTAGGEVLKRYTQKMDMPNPKTFIGSGKMKEVQEFIENNNVGTAIFDDELSAAQERNISKILGCKVLDRTNLILDIFAQRATTSYARTQVELAQCEYLLPRLKGMWTHLERQKGGIGMRGPGETEIETDRRIVRDKIALLKEKIKTIDKQMAVQRGNRGKMVRVALVGYTNVGKSTLMNVISKSDVFAENKLFATLDTTVRKVVIQNLPFLLTDTVGFIRKLPTQLVESFKSTLDEVREADLLLHVVDISHPNFEEHIESVNKILGEIDSSDKPTIMVFNKIDAYEAEPLDDDDLITERTSQHYTLEEWRKTWMNRVGKNALFISALNKKNIDTFKKRVYDEVREIHVTRFPYNHFLYPDYNEEE; encoded by the coding sequence ATGATTGAAAAAAAAGATATAGAGCTTGAAAAAACTGTACTCATTGGTGTTATTACCAAAGATCAAGATGAAGAAAAATCTAAAGAGTATCTAGACGAGCTAGAGTTTTTGACTTACACTGCTGGAGGAGAGGTATTAAAACGATACACTCAAAAGATGGATATGCCAAACCCTAAAACATTTATTGGGTCTGGTAAAATGAAGGAAGTCCAAGAATTTATTGAAAACAATAATGTTGGAACCGCAATTTTTGATGATGAACTTTCTGCTGCACAAGAACGAAATATAAGTAAGATATTAGGTTGTAAAGTTCTAGATAGAACTAATCTTATTCTTGATATTTTTGCTCAGCGTGCAACTACAAGTTATGCCAGAACACAGGTTGAATTGGCCCAATGCGAATATCTGCTCCCAAGGTTAAAAGGAATGTGGACTCACCTAGAAAGACAAAAAGGTGGTATTGGAATGCGTGGTCCTGGTGAAACCGAAATTGAAACAGATAGACGTATCGTTAGAGATAAAATTGCATTGCTAAAGGAAAAAATCAAGACCATAGATAAGCAAATGGCTGTGCAACGCGGTAATCGCGGAAAAATGGTTAGAGTTGCTTTAGTTGGATATACAAACGTGGGCAAATCCACTTTAATGAATGTGATTAGTAAAAGCGATGTTTTTGCGGAAAATAAATTATTTGCAACGCTAGATACTACGGTAAGAAAAGTAGTGATACAAAACCTTCCTTTTTTATTGACAGATACCGTTGGATTTATTAGAAAATTGCCGACTCAATTGGTAGAATCCTTTAAAAGTACTTTGGACGAAGTTAGGGAAGCCGATTTATTACTGCACGTCGTAGATATCTCACATCCTAATTTTGAGGAGCATATAGAATCTGTAAACAAAATTCTTGGTGAGATCGATAGCTCAGATAAGCCAACAATAATGGTATTTAATAAAATTGATGCTTATGAGGCTGAGCCCCTTGATGATGATGATTTGATCACAGAACGAACCTCGCAACATTATACTTTAGAAGAATGGAGAAAAACTTGGATGAATCGGGTTGGAAAAAATGCACTGTTCATCTCAGCATTGAACAAAAAGAATATCGATACATTTAAAAAACGTGTTTATGACGAAGTGAGAGAGATCCATGTCACTCGTTTCCCATATAATCACTTTTTGTACCCAGATTACAATGAAGAGGAGTAA
- a CDS encoding DUF3078 domain-containing protein yields MNKNICLTAFLLLSIAFGFSQTKEELQAQKKEKQAIADAAQAEANELQAQIDALPGWRVGAFGVIGGSLSNFNNWYSQGVPNNSSGNIGLTINGYANLIEDKFFWRNSLNTNLSWVKLDNKDTDLDSDGFEPTTDVFNISSLYGRKLSEKLAASGLVEYRTTLLDNFNDPGYLDVGIGGTWTPIDNLIVVVHPLNYNFVFADNDNIFESSLGAKIVADYTRQIGKIGFKSNLSMFQSYKSGDLSNATWTNSFSYTLWKRIGVGFDFALRSNKQEALSYALGQLPADFMGETPTFDTVDNELQTYYTLGLTYKF; encoded by the coding sequence ATGAATAAGAACATATGTTTAACTGCATTTTTGCTTTTATCAATAGCATTCGGTTTTTCCCAAACAAAGGAAGAATTGCAGGCCCAGAAAAAGGAAAAACAAGCAATTGCAGATGCAGCGCAAGCTGAGGCTAACGAATTGCAAGCTCAAATTGACGCGCTTCCAGGATGGAGAGTAGGCGCTTTTGGAGTTATTGGAGGTAGTTTGTCAAACTTTAACAACTGGTATTCTCAAGGTGTGCCTAATAACTCATCTGGAAATATTGGTTTAACTATAAATGGTTACGCAAACTTAATTGAAGATAAATTCTTTTGGAGAAACTCATTAAATACAAATTTAAGTTGGGTAAAATTAGATAATAAGGATACAGATTTAGATTCAGATGGTTTTGAACCAACTACAGACGTTTTTAACATTTCTTCTTTATACGGAAGAAAATTAAGCGAAAAACTAGCAGCTTCTGGTTTAGTGGAATACAGAACAACACTCTTAGATAACTTTAACGATCCTGGATATTTAGATGTTGGTATTGGTGGGACTTGGACGCCTATCGACAACTTAATAGTAGTAGTTCACCCGTTAAACTACAACTTTGTATTTGCAGATAATGACAATATTTTTGAATCTTCTTTAGGTGCTAAAATCGTTGCCGATTATACACGCCAAATTGGTAAGATTGGTTTTAAATCCAACCTATCTATGTTTCAAAGTTACAAGAGTGGTGATTTATCGAATGCAACTTGGACAAACTCTTTCAGCTATACGCTATGGAAAAGAATTGGTGTAGGTTTCGATTTTGCATTAAGAAGTAACAAACAAGAAGCTTTAAGTTATGCATTGGGTCAATTGCCAGCAGATTTTATGGGAGAAACGCCAACATTTGATACTGTTGATAATGAATTACAAACATATTACACTTTAGGTTTGACTTATAAGTTCTAA